One window of the Anolis sagrei isolate rAnoSag1 chromosome 5, rAnoSag1.mat, whole genome shotgun sequence genome contains the following:
- the UCN3 gene encoding urocortin-3, whose amino-acid sequence MAQPRVLVLLLVLLVARRGLSLKFYQAESIYGCINAALSDASRAFLGENSPLEKRSFGLRSGGEEEAEDEESEEEEKGKRTYPGVTRYKSLSQWQGKGKAPPGPAKSDRRTKFTLSLDVPTNIMNILFNIAKAKNMRAKAAANAELMAQIGRRK is encoded by the coding sequence ATGGCTCAGCCCAGGGTCCTGGTCCTCTTGCTGGTTTTGCTCGTGGCCAGGAGAGGCCTTTCGCTCAAGTTCTACCAAGCCGAATCCATCTACGGCTGCATCAACGCCGCTCTCTCAGACGCCAGCAGAGCCTTCCTGGGGGAAAACTCCCCCTTGGAAAAGAGGAGCTTTGGCCTGCGGTCGGGAGGCGAGGAGGAGGCCGAAGACGAAgaatcagaggaggaggagaaggggaaaaggacGTATCCGGGGGTCACGCGCTACAAGTCCCTCTCCCAATGGCAGGGCAAGGGCAAGGCGCCCCCGGGACCAGCCAAAAGTGACCGCCGCACTAAGTTCACCCTCTCCCTCGACGTCCCCACCAACATCATGAACATCCTCTTTAACATTGCCAAGGCGAAGAACATGAGGGCCAAGGCGGCCGCCAACGCCGAGCTGATGGCGCAAATTGGCCGGAGAAAGTGA